The proteins below come from a single Pseudarthrobacter sp. SSS035 genomic window:
- a CDS encoding helix-turn-helix domain-containing protein, protein MKSKIHDLQGVCEVKSGTSSAVAFGSVLQAARKRLPKNQADVAASFNPKLSVAAVSMAESGNRPPKTEAAIRGYADALELDADALLEFWWALLGMIEEDRAEGHPVRRWWQELQASPSTQIDQQRAEEWAKEWDGEGAALDDDRYVPPLETFVFSEEICKILGRLLGDTWQIDYKVQMGLRDPVDPWPAALKIELRSVPKEGDVGRGEELLASFACPEPVTRPISADAAIRPNGDAMSPDVAWILSSVEAMPVRERAAVAGFIHGLREGASLFSEARLPPQSAR, encoded by the coding sequence GTGAAATCGAAGATACACGATTTACAAGGAGTTTGTGAAGTGAAATCTGGGACCAGTTCGGCAGTAGCCTTCGGTAGCGTGTTGCAGGCTGCGCGGAAACGTTTGCCAAAGAACCAAGCCGACGTCGCTGCCTCTTTCAATCCCAAGCTGTCCGTCGCCGCTGTCTCCATGGCCGAGAGCGGGAACCGTCCTCCCAAGACCGAGGCGGCTATTCGCGGTTACGCGGATGCGCTAGAACTCGACGCCGATGCCCTGCTCGAATTCTGGTGGGCCTTGCTGGGGATGATCGAGGAGGATAGGGCCGAGGGGCATCCGGTTCGCCGATGGTGGCAAGAGCTACAGGCAAGTCCTTCAACGCAAATTGACCAGCAACGAGCTGAGGAGTGGGCTAAAGAGTGGGATGGTGAGGGAGCGGCTCTGGACGATGACAGGTATGTCCCTCCGCTGGAGACCTTTGTGTTTTCAGAAGAAATCTGCAAAATCCTAGGGCGCCTGCTGGGCGACACCTGGCAGATTGACTATAAAGTCCAGATGGGCCTCCGCGACCCTGTAGATCCGTGGCCAGCGGCACTAAAGATCGAACTGCGGTCAGTTCCAAAGGAGGGCGATGTGGGGAGGGGCGAAGAACTGCTGGCTTCCTTCGCCTGCCCTGAACCCGTGACGCGACCCATCTCGGCCGATGCGGCCATACGACCCAATGGCGACGCCATGTCGCCAGATGTGGCATGGATTCTCTCATCGGTAGAGGCAATGCCTGTCCGGGAACGAGCAGCCGTGGCCGGATTCATCCACGGACTGCGGGAGGGAGCTAGCCTCTTCTCCGAAGCCCGGCTGCCCCCTCAATCTGCCCGATAG
- a CDS encoding ParA family protein, with protein sequence MDTATTSHTLSPAVQLASRRTICISNGKGGVGKTTVTTNLAALLAEAGYKVLVVDLDSQGDTSTNLGIINDDRYDRGEALDIAVRYDKIPVPIKDVRPGLDVLAGGNHTAQLMDTFQGDASRQGKMRGGVARTLAKIAPNYDIVLIDTPPSEAGWTAIEEAMLASRWILAPVKPEPKSIRGLESLARRILSVQNDNPAVSLLGVILFGIPTNARNVDKQARTLLEESLDGIAPVFEGSIRDVVAADADASFRGLAAHELAARAATQSPFWERLRNKGKSSDEPRIAQSAGNLAEDYMRLTEQIVQELQAQEEVLDESLEVAAK encoded by the coding sequence ATGGATACGGCAACTACCTCGCACACGTTGTCGCCCGCCGTTCAACTGGCGTCGCGACGCACCATCTGCATCTCCAATGGCAAAGGCGGCGTCGGCAAGACGACCGTGACCACCAATCTCGCTGCTCTTCTCGCTGAAGCCGGTTACAAGGTGCTCGTCGTCGACCTGGACTCCCAGGGCGACACGTCTACCAACCTGGGCATCATCAACGATGACCGGTACGATCGCGGTGAAGCACTGGACATTGCAGTCCGGTACGACAAGATCCCAGTGCCAATCAAGGATGTGCGGCCGGGCCTGGATGTCCTGGCCGGCGGCAACCACACAGCGCAGCTCATGGACACCTTCCAGGGAGATGCATCCCGCCAGGGCAAGATGCGTGGGGGAGTGGCACGGACCTTGGCAAAGATTGCCCCGAACTACGACATCGTCCTGATCGACACCCCGCCATCAGAGGCCGGTTGGACCGCCATTGAGGAAGCGATGTTGGCCTCCCGTTGGATTCTTGCGCCCGTGAAGCCTGAGCCGAAGTCTATTCGCGGCCTTGAGTCACTGGCCCGTCGCATCCTTAGTGTCCAGAATGACAATCCAGCAGTGTCGCTGCTCGGGGTCATCCTCTTTGGCATTCCCACTAACGCTAGGAACGTGGACAAACAGGCCCGCACACTGCTCGAGGAGTCCCTGGACGGCATCGCGCCCGTGTTCGAAGGCAGTATCCGAGACGTTGTTGCAGCTGACGCAGACGCCAGCTTCCGTGGTCTCGCTGCACACGAGCTGGCCGCCAGGGCAGCGACTCAGTCACCGTTCTGGGAGCGGCTGCGTAACAAGGGGAAGAGCTCGGATGAACCCCGCATCGCGCAGTCGGCAGGCAACCTGGCCGAGGATTACATGCGACTGACCGAGCAGATCGTCCAGGAGCTCCAAGCCCAGGAGGAAGTGCTTGACGAGAGTCTTGAGGTAGCCGCCAAATGA
- a CDS encoding ATP-binding protein: MDPVSNPYSPGAGRKPAALVGRDQPRRDWQIAIERVESGRTAQPFVLYGLRGVGKTVLLSDFRRSASERDWLVAQVEAGAGKSLREALGEALHAPLADLARPSAGSRLLKALKTAVSFKASYDQSGTWNFGLDLDGASGGGADTGVLETDLRKLIHDLALAAEEESVGLAILIDEAQDLNPAELVALCAIAHAAAQDDWRVLFAFAGLPSLPRVLAEAKSYAERFNYEKIEELRGTVASEALTKPASEDGVEWEDSAVALIVDESAGYPYFLQQFGQDTWNAATGVKITFDDARVGAANGRASLDSGFFRARWDRATRAEQNYLRAMAEDDDKGSSSGEIAVRLGRGPASFGPIRANLIAKGLVYAPEHGVIAFTVPGMAAFIKRQPK; this comes from the coding sequence TTGGATCCCGTATCGAATCCCTACTCGCCCGGAGCCGGCCGGAAACCCGCGGCCCTGGTCGGTCGCGACCAACCGCGCAGGGATTGGCAGATTGCAATCGAACGTGTTGAATCCGGCAGAACGGCCCAGCCCTTCGTTCTCTACGGGCTAAGAGGCGTGGGCAAGACAGTTCTACTCTCGGACTTCCGCCGCTCCGCGAGTGAGCGAGACTGGCTCGTCGCACAGGTCGAAGCCGGCGCCGGCAAGTCCCTTCGCGAGGCGCTAGGAGAAGCCCTTCACGCACCACTTGCCGATCTGGCACGCCCCTCGGCCGGAAGCCGACTACTCAAGGCGCTAAAAACAGCCGTCAGTTTCAAAGCCTCCTACGACCAGAGCGGAACCTGGAACTTCGGCCTGGACCTGGACGGGGCCTCAGGCGGAGGAGCGGACACCGGCGTCCTCGAAACAGATCTCCGCAAACTCATCCACGACCTGGCCTTGGCCGCAGAGGAGGAGAGCGTCGGCCTGGCGATCCTGATTGACGAAGCCCAGGACCTCAATCCGGCCGAACTCGTGGCACTCTGCGCCATCGCCCACGCCGCCGCGCAAGACGACTGGCGCGTCCTCTTCGCGTTTGCCGGACTGCCGAGCCTGCCCAGGGTCCTCGCCGAAGCGAAGTCATACGCCGAACGGTTCAATTACGAGAAGATCGAGGAACTCCGCGGCACCGTCGCCTCCGAAGCCCTGACGAAACCGGCAAGCGAGGATGGGGTCGAATGGGAGGACTCCGCCGTCGCCCTGATCGTCGACGAAAGCGCAGGCTATCCGTACTTCCTGCAGCAATTCGGACAAGACACATGGAACGCCGCAACGGGTGTGAAAATCACCTTCGACGATGCCCGCGTTGGTGCCGCCAATGGCCGGGCATCCCTGGACAGCGGCTTCTTCCGCGCCCGCTGGGACCGGGCAACCCGAGCCGAACAGAACTACCTCAGGGCCATGGCCGAAGACGACGACAAAGGCAGCTCATCCGGCGAAATAGCAGTACGGCTGGGACGAGGGCCGGCCAGTTTCGGCCCGATCCGGGCGAACCTGATCGCGAAGGGCCTGGTCTACGCCCCAGAACATGGAGTCATCGCATTCACCGTTCCTGGAATGGCCGCGTTCATCAAACGCCAACCCAAGTGA
- a CDS encoding DUF559 domain-containing protein — MREKLVAAGFTVHKGRSAIQCGHEPQRNNFPILTPDILISKTKVCVEVDPARTHAGKEKDDNTRNQLLAGAGWQVVRLRLGGLGSIGKHDVLAESESVTNEAIEALASAVSDAVEGRPGIIRRIRKKAPTVVRQKSRLGAIAEHKYYENGFYVSWQLDSGRVERMVAMEHGSYLAIAEGWEAPRFICPLGLDELPRRQWRTALQDILGEMSDTDFVPKSRFPWGDELFIGEQASTIRVHPKFHLGASAGEFTANIVGVDAFTETAICAGRDVQTELHPEAVERGWQIAAVGQRTGKHGAYQEIQLLRRSPLNPSAELDKSGTPA, encoded by the coding sequence GTGAGAGAGAAACTCGTCGCCGCTGGATTCACCGTTCACAAGGGGCGGAGCGCGATTCAGTGCGGCCATGAGCCACAGCGCAACAATTTTCCCATCCTTACCCCGGACATCCTGATCTCCAAGACCAAGGTATGTGTGGAAGTCGATCCCGCGCGCACCCATGCAGGCAAGGAAAAGGATGACAACACGCGTAACCAACTGCTCGCCGGCGCCGGATGGCAGGTGGTGCGTCTGCGGCTCGGTGGGCTTGGCTCCATTGGAAAGCATGATGTCCTAGCCGAATCTGAAAGCGTTACGAACGAAGCAATCGAGGCCCTAGCATCAGCTGTTTCTGACGCAGTAGAAGGCCGTCCTGGCATTATTCGAAGGATCAGGAAGAAAGCCCCAACCGTGGTTCGGCAGAAGTCTCGATTGGGTGCCATTGCTGAACACAAGTACTACGAAAACGGCTTCTACGTCTCGTGGCAGCTGGACTCTGGGCGCGTGGAGCGCATGGTAGCAATGGAGCACGGGAGTTACTTGGCCATCGCCGAAGGCTGGGAAGCACCAAGGTTCATCTGTCCGCTGGGTTTGGATGAGCTGCCAAGAAGACAATGGCGCACTGCGCTACAGGACATTTTGGGAGAAATGTCAGACACAGATTTTGTGCCCAAGTCTAGGTTTCCCTGGGGTGACGAGCTGTTCATTGGAGAACAGGCATCAACTATCCGAGTTCACCCCAAGTTCCATCTCGGTGCTTCGGCGGGGGAGTTCACTGCCAACATAGTCGGCGTAGACGCCTTTACAGAGACTGCAATATGCGCGGGCAGGGATGTTCAAACTGAGCTGCACCCAGAGGCCGTCGAACGTGGCTGGCAAATTGCTGCCGTTGGACAACGGACAGGAAAGCATGGCGCGTACCAGGAAATCCAACTACTGCGTCGATCGCCGTTGAATCCCTCGGCCGAACTCGACAAATCTGGAACGCCTGCTTAA
- a CDS encoding recombinase family protein gives MDIGYARVSTAKQDLARQLDALAAAGINNAHIFVDKKSGATTDRPGLQDALRHARAGDVIVVHTLDRLGRTVRDTLNMVHELRERGVGVRTLADPLAVDTTEPDSPMAQLAFVMLALFGQMERTYAAERASHARAVATASGRRTGRPSVVDPGKLEHAALLRANGSSIREITTKTGLKRTTLYRHLPPRPSGPDNTHS, from the coding sequence ATGGACATTGGATACGCGCGGGTATCAACGGCGAAACAGGACCTGGCCCGGCAACTGGACGCTCTGGCGGCCGCCGGCATTAACAACGCACACATCTTCGTGGACAAGAAGTCAGGGGCCACCACAGACCGCCCAGGGCTCCAGGACGCGCTCAGGCATGCTCGGGCCGGCGACGTCATCGTGGTGCACACCCTGGACCGGCTTGGCCGCACAGTCCGGGACACCCTGAACATGGTCCACGAGCTCCGAGAGCGGGGCGTGGGTGTCCGGACGCTGGCTGATCCCCTGGCCGTGGACACCACAGAGCCTGACAGTCCGATGGCGCAACTGGCGTTTGTCATGCTGGCCCTGTTCGGGCAGATGGAGCGGACGTACGCGGCCGAGCGTGCTTCACATGCGCGGGCGGTGGCCACGGCCAGCGGCCGGCGCACCGGGCGGCCGTCCGTGGTTGATCCTGGCAAGCTCGAACACGCCGCCCTGCTCCGGGCCAACGGTTCCTCCATCCGGGAGATAACCACAAAGACGGGCTTGAAACGCACGACGCTGTACCGGCACCTGCCGCCGCGCCCTAGCGGCCCAGACAATACACACAGCTAG
- a CDS encoding DUF4190 domain-containing protein, which yields MSHPNHYQPNTPHTPPVYVQTPMFVQSPPKGMSVASMVLGLVSIFFGWTFLVPLLGLILGLIGLKKEPAGKGMAVTGVILNGLMITGWVLLVMLLLGVGMFGTAAAVNGTA from the coding sequence ATGAGCCACCCAAACCACTACCAGCCAAACACGCCCCACACACCGCCGGTCTATGTCCAGACACCTATGTTTGTACAGTCACCGCCCAAGGGGATGAGTGTGGCCAGCATGGTCCTTGGCCTCGTATCAATCTTCTTCGGCTGGACATTTCTCGTGCCGCTTCTTGGTCTGATTCTCGGGCTCATCGGCCTCAAGAAAGAACCGGCAGGCAAAGGCATGGCCGTCACCGGTGTCATTCTCAACGGTCTCATGATCACCGGCTGGGTGCTGCTGGTAATGCTGCTCCTTGGAGTAGGCATGTTCGGCACGGCGGCAGCGGTAAACGGCACCGCCTAG
- a CDS encoding DNA-binding protein, whose protein sequence is MTSSVKDRVFAAAEQISAERRPTVSTVRAAAGVSNADATRYLKEWSEEKLAAGGQVAATPPALLEQATRLAAACWAEASTQAADRHAAVEAAWAQERKDKDLEIAELVADLDRAAAERETATADFQARVTALESKAQALEQQLAARGAELEDSRAAERAAAGAAAEAEKKLASAEARSTTLEKVHNALLQRVAPETKAPGA, encoded by the coding sequence ATGACGTCGAGTGTGAAAGACCGCGTGTTTGCCGCCGCCGAGCAGATCAGCGCAGAGCGCCGACCGACCGTCTCCACGGTCCGCGCCGCAGCCGGCGTCAGCAACGCGGACGCCACCCGCTACCTGAAGGAATGGTCAGAGGAGAAGCTCGCCGCCGGCGGACAGGTCGCCGCGACACCGCCGGCCCTGCTCGAACAAGCGACCCGGCTCGCCGCTGCCTGCTGGGCCGAGGCCTCCACCCAGGCGGCCGACCGGCACGCCGCCGTAGAAGCGGCCTGGGCGCAGGAACGCAAAGACAAAGACCTGGAAATCGCCGAGCTCGTGGCGGACCTGGACAGGGCAGCCGCAGAGAGAGAAACCGCGACCGCTGACTTTCAGGCCCGCGTCACCGCCCTGGAGTCCAAGGCGCAGGCCTTGGAGCAGCAGCTGGCCGCCAGGGGCGCTGAGCTCGAAGACTCACGGGCAGCAGAACGCGCCGCCGCCGGGGCGGCCGCGGAGGCGGAGAAGAAGCTCGCTAGCGCCGAGGCACGCAGCACCACCCTGGAGAAGGTACACAACGCCTTGCTGCAACGCGTCGCCCCGGAGACGAAGGCCCCCGGTGCCTAA
- a CDS encoding Helicase associated domain protein: MPEHRTAPHPEWVQMYRQGLTTAKIAATAGIGQSTVRYHLAIAAAAEPSIRDDHRNATRTAPATRITADGLRNLDDTLALYRAEGRLPSSSSPSARERALAMWLVRRRQDHDQGSLSPTYSEGLQEIPGWEQRTRKDNDEKRWNQRLIELTDYMGTGNDWPRHKKTDTEQERLLGMWLHIQRMKYRRNELDQDKEEQLNTLLRGWRDGRTRGRPPGSPNIPRG, encoded by the coding sequence ATGCCCGAACACAGGACAGCGCCGCACCCGGAGTGGGTCCAGATGTACCGGCAAGGCCTCACCACCGCCAAAATCGCCGCCACAGCAGGCATCGGCCAAAGCACCGTCCGCTACCACCTGGCCATCGCCGCCGCCGCCGAACCCTCCATCAGGGACGACCACCGCAACGCAACCCGCACCGCGCCGGCCACCCGCATCACCGCCGACGGGCTGCGGAACCTCGACGACACCCTCGCCCTGTACCGGGCCGAGGGCCGACTCCCCTCGAGCAGTTCCCCCTCCGCGCGGGAGCGCGCCCTGGCCATGTGGCTGGTCAGACGACGCCAGGACCACGACCAGGGAAGCCTCTCCCCCACCTACAGCGAAGGCCTGCAGGAAATCCCCGGCTGGGAACAACGGACCCGCAAAGACAACGACGAAAAACGTTGGAACCAACGCCTGATCGAGCTCACCGACTACATGGGCACCGGGAACGACTGGCCCCGCCACAAAAAAACAGACACCGAACAAGAACGACTCCTGGGCATGTGGCTGCACATCCAGCGCATGAAGTACCGCCGCAACGAACTGGACCAGGACAAAGAAGAACAGCTGAACACACTCCTGCGTGGCTGGCGGGACGGCAGGACCCGCGGCCGACCGCCCGGCTCCCCAAACATCCCACGCGGCTGA